A genomic segment from Maniola jurtina chromosome 9, ilManJurt1.1, whole genome shotgun sequence encodes:
- the LOC123868154 gene encoding mucolipin-3-like gives MTSPEEQLDVEDGPKDEVQSNNVPNYGNSQGTSRSAPNSTMLAQVEEKMRRKLQFFFMNPIEKWQAKRKFPYKFVVQVIKIVLVTLQLCLFAHNRYNHVNYTWDNRITFSHLFLLGWDSTREINAYPPGAGPLAVYKVDEFYNSLDYAYSGYSNLTNAIGPYSYNDENNIKPDPEFCQYYYKKGIINGFNESYEFNAEIEYNCVNFTNVDAKGFKSKQYLKDVGLEVDFSALVRAELKFPLKTINFRAAGPITPPDCFRFDVSIIFDNEDHDGQMSLYLEAEPHKLTCKGDKTYVTDNKIDQILRSILNILVILICSISLILCSRAIYRAQLLKGITCAFFRRAYNKELSFDGRLEFLNIWYIMIIVNDILIIMGSAMKEQIERNQFTYDEWNVCSLFLGIGNLLVWFGVLRYLGFFKTYNVVILTLKTAAPKIFRFSCCALLLYAGFTFCGWLVLGPYHMKFRSLATTSECLFSLINGDDMFATFSIMSKKSPMLWWFSRVYLYSFISLYIYVVLSLFISVIMDAYDTIKQYYREGFPKNDLQQFIGETSFEEVSSGLYRSQSSSSLNTTMSSFFCCNFYRRAYSKINGGQSNVNLL, from the coding sequence ATGACGTCTCCAGAAGAACAACTCGATGTGGAAGACGGACCTAAAGATGAAGTCCAAAGCAATAATGTACCCAACTACGGAAACTCCCAAGGTACGTCCCGGTCGGCTCCAAATTCCACGATGCTCGCTCAAGTTGAAGAAAAAATGCGTCGGAAACTCCAGTTCTTCTTCATGAACCCTATCGAGAAATGGCAAGCAAAACGTAAGTTTCCTTACAAATTCGTCGTACAGGTAATAAAAATAGTGCTCGTCACCCTCCAGCTGTGTCTGTTTGCACATAACAGGTATAACCATGTGAACTATACTTGGGATAACAGAATTACGTTTTCACACTTGTTTTTATTGGGATGGGATTCTACTCGAGAGATAAACGCGTATCCGCCCGGCGCTGGACCTTTAGCCGTTTATAAAGTTGATGAGTTCTATAACAGCTTGGATTACGCCTATTCTGGATATTCAAACTTGACAAATGCCATTGGACCATATTCGTACAACGATGAAAACAATATAAAACCAGATCCAGAATTCtgtcaatattattataagaaagGAATTATTAATGGTTTCAATGAGAGCTATGAGTTTAATGCTGAAATTGAATACAATTGTGTTAACTTCACGAATGTGGATGCAAAAGGTTTTAAATCGAAACAATATTTGAAAGATGTTGGGTTAGAAGTCGATTTTTCAGCTTTGGTCAGAGCTGAATTGAAGTTTCCTTTGAAAACTATAAATTTCAGAGCTGCAGGACCAATAACACCACCTGACTGCTTCAGATTTGATGTCAGCATTATATTTGATAACGAAGATCATGATGGACAAATGTCGTTGTATTTGGAGGCCGAACCGCACAAGTTAACTTGCAAAGGTGACAAGACTTATGTAACGGATAATAAAATAGACCAGATTCTGAGAAGCATACtcaatattttagttattttaatttgcagtATCTCGCTCATACTCTGCAGCAGAGCTATTTACAGAGCACAATTATTAAAAGGAATCACTTGTGCGTTTTTCAGAAGAGCGTACAATAAAGAGCTAAGTTTCGATGGTCGTTTGGAATTCCTCAATATTTGGTACATTATGATTATAGTTAACGACATTTTGATCATCATGGGATCAGCAATGAAAGAACAAATCGAACGTAATCAATTTACTTATGACGAATGGAATGTGTGTTCTTTATTTTTGGGTATTGGAAACCTTTTAGTTTGGTTCGGAGTTTTGCGTTACCTTGGATTCTTTAAAACTTACAATGTTGTCATATTGACTCTGAAAACGGCTGCACCGAAaatatttaggttttcttgCTGTGCGTTGTTACTGTATGCTGGTTTCACTTTTTGCGGTTGGCTTGTATTAGGCCCTTATCATATGAAATTCAGATCTTTGGCTACCACTTCTGAATGTCTATTTTCACTTATTAACGGTGATGATATGTTTGCAACTTTTTCGATCATGTCTAAAAAATCGCCAATGCTATGGTGGTTCAGCCGAGTGTATCTGTACTCCTTTATAAGTTTATATATTTACGTAGTTCTAAGTTTATTCATATCAGTTATAATGGATGCGTACGATACCATCAAACAATACTATAGAGAGGGATTTCCTAAAAATGATTTGCAACAGTTTATTGGTGAAACCAGCTTTGAGGAGGTATCGTCAGGGTTGTATCGGTCACAAAGTTCATCTTCGCTTAACACAACTATGAGTTCATTTTTCTGTTGTAATTTTTATAGAAGAGCTTACTCAAAAATTAATGGTGGACAATCAAATGTAAACTTGTTATAA